In a single window of the Bacteroidota bacterium genome:
- the sucC gene encoding ADP-forming succinate--CoA ligase subunit beta: protein MKLHEHQAKEVIAKAGVPIQQGKVAFSVAEAMTAARTLYPNPTGKEWFVVKAQIHAGGRGKGGGVKLAKSLEQVEERATQILGMNLITKQTGEEGRLVRRILITEDVYYPGAHEPKEYYVSMTLDRVVGRLVIMASAEGGMDIEEVAETHPEKIIKEWIDPVIGLRDFQARKIAFKLGLPAEAINGAVSMLIKSYQAYMDNDCSLLEINPMLLTSDLKTIAVDCKMDIDENALYRQPELAAMRDLFEEDELEIEASEHGLNYINLTGNVGCMVNGAGLAMATMDMIKLAGGFPANFLDVGGKANAETVEAAFRIILKDPAVKVILVNIFGGIVRCDRVANGVVEAYKNIGNISIPIIVRLQGTNAVEAAQIIDQSGLKVTSAITLAEAAQKVKEALENI from the coding sequence ATGAAGTTGCACGAACATCAGGCAAAAGAAGTCATCGCCAAAGCTGGCGTTCCCATCCAACAAGGCAAGGTTGCCTTCTCGGTGGCGGAAGCAATGACTGCCGCACGCACCCTTTATCCCAATCCGACAGGCAAGGAATGGTTTGTCGTCAAGGCCCAGATTCATGCGGGTGGCCGTGGCAAAGGTGGCGGTGTCAAATTGGCAAAATCACTGGAGCAAGTCGAGGAAAGGGCAACGCAAATCCTCGGAATGAACCTGATCACGAAGCAGACCGGGGAAGAAGGAAGACTTGTTCGCCGGATTTTGATCACGGAAGACGTCTATTATCCTGGCGCCCACGAGCCCAAGGAATACTATGTCTCCATGACGCTTGACCGTGTGGTCGGCCGACTCGTGATCATGGCCTCCGCAGAAGGTGGCATGGACATCGAAGAAGTTGCCGAGACCCATCCTGAAAAAATCATCAAGGAATGGATCGATCCTGTGATCGGACTCCGCGATTTTCAGGCACGCAAGATTGCTTTCAAGCTCGGTTTGCCGGCTGAAGCCATCAATGGCGCTGTCTCGATGCTGATCAAGAGCTATCAAGCGTACATGGACAATGACTGTTCGCTGCTCGAAATCAATCCGATGTTGCTTACGAGCGACCTCAAGACGATTGCTGTCGACTGCAAGATGGACATTGATGAAAATGCATTGTACCGTCAGCCGGAATTGGCCGCGATGCGCGATTTGTTTGAAGAAGACGAATTGGAAATCGAAGCTTCCGAGCATGGCTTGAACTACATCAATCTCACTGGAAATGTGGGTTGTATGGTCAATGGTGCAGGTTTGGCCATGGCCACAATGGACATGATCAAGCTTGCAGGCGGTTTCCCTGCCAACTTCTTGGATGTCGGCGGCAAGGCAAATGCTGAAACAGTTGAGGCTGCTTTCAGAATTATCTTGAAAGATCCCGCAGTAAAGGTTATCTTGGTCAATATATTTGGTGGCATTGTCCGTTGTGACCGTGTTGCCAACGGTGTTGTCGAGGCTTACAAAAATATTGGAAACATTTCTATTCCGATTATCGTAAGGCTTCAAGGGACCAACGCAGTCGAGGCTGCGCAGATCATTGACCAATCGGGTTTGAAAGTGACATCTGCCATCACGCTTGCAGAAGCAGCGCAGAAGGTCAAAGAAGCCCTCGAAAATATTTGA
- a CDS encoding penicillin acylase family protein, translated as MEGVHFHFLNILEGRAGEPTPYSLRGSNGFAFNSNKTADGQTYLVNNSHQPLDGPTAWYEAHLSSDEGMNVLGGLFPGGVSVFAGCNPDIGWMHTVNQPDLVDVYHLDMNPKGKLQYRFDGEWKQLEKVKAKMKVKVGPIKIKVGKTSYWSIHGPVLRHKKDFYALRFPAIMTIKAAEQWYKMGKARSFTEFHEAIEFGGLPSLNIVYADRRDTIFYIDNGLYPIRKPGYDWLGLLPGDTSDVVWTEFHPTEDLVQVLNPASGYVFNTNNTPFNSTAPADNPQRPGL; from the coding sequence ATGGAAGGCGTTCACTTTCATTTTCTGAACATCCTCGAAGGCCGTGCCGGAGAACCGACACCGTATTCCTTGCGTGGGTCCAACGGCTTTGCGTTTAATTCCAACAAAACCGCTGACGGACAAACCTATTTGGTGAACAATTCGCACCAACCTTTAGATGGCCCGACGGCTTGGTACGAGGCCCATCTCTCGAGCGATGAAGGAATGAACGTGCTCGGCGGATTGTTTCCGGGCGGCGTTTCGGTATTCGCAGGCTGCAATCCCGATATCGGTTGGATGCATACCGTCAATCAGCCCGACTTGGTGGATGTCTATCACCTGGATATGAACCCCAAAGGCAAGCTGCAATACCGATTCGACGGCGAATGGAAACAACTCGAGAAGGTCAAGGCCAAAATGAAGGTAAAAGTCGGACCGATCAAGATCAAGGTCGGAAAAACCTCCTATTGGAGCATACACGGCCCTGTTTTGCGCCACAAGAAGGACTTTTATGCCCTGCGCTTCCCCGCGATCATGACCATCAAGGCTGCAGAACAATGGTACAAAATGGGCAAAGCCCGCAGCTTCACGGAATTCCATGAGGCCATTGAATTCGGTGGTTTGCCAAGTTTGAACATCGTGTACGCCGACCGCCGGGACACTATTTTCTACATCGACAATGGCCTTTATCCCATCCGGAAACCAGGCTACGACTGGCTCGGGCTGCTTCCCGGCGACACTTCCGACGTGGTTTGGACCGAATTCCACCCCACGGAGGACTTGGTTCAGGTCCTGAATCCGGCGTCGGGTTATGTCTTCAACACGAACAATACACCTTTTAACAGCACAGCGCCGGCCGACAATCCGCAAAGGCCAGGACTTTGA
- the arsA gene encoding arsenical pump-driving ATPase, whose amino-acid sequence MITPTTPYLFFTGKGGVGKTSLACATALKLADEGKRVLLVSTDPASNLADVLASSVTEVAKPIDGQPRLHAININPEVAAEEYRDRVIAPVKSILSGPEIIQLTESLSGACTTEIASFDEFARFIAGEGDAAQYDVIVFDTAPTGHTLRLLELPAAWSSFALTNPAGASCLGPSSALKSSQQRYQTVVERLRDPKTTTFYIVARADKHSLAEAARTTTELSALGMSNQKLLINGVLQAQDSSDPVANKIVNLANHVLDQIPDDLAKLEQSTFPLLPYNVLGLEKLRSLLDPAKRLAILEASAKSGTAIDHHLGGITQLVDELAVQGHGLIMTMGKGGVGKTISAAAIATLLARKGFAVHLTTTDPAAHIHEFMAQLKDLPGTLTVDRIDPHVETQRYMDKVMAQKGKNLDEEGKRLLAEDLKSPCTEEVAVFHAFSKAIQTAKRQFVVIDTAPTGHTLLLLDTTGSYHKEVLRHSNLAADRIKTPFMYLQDAEFAKIILVSLPETTPMREAASLQDDLGRSGIRPYAWVINQCLSAVPNLRDPLLRQRAANEGAVIDQIEQSLSQRVFGIPYLTSENVLAELVGESVPAV is encoded by the coding sequence ATGATTACCCCTACCACTCCCTATCTTTTTTTTACAGGCAAAGGCGGCGTTGGCAAGACCTCATTGGCCTGCGCCACGGCATTAAAGCTTGCTGACGAAGGGAAAAGGGTTTTGCTCGTAAGTACCGACCCGGCCTCCAATTTGGCGGATGTATTGGCAAGCAGTGTCACGGAAGTGGCCAAGCCGATTGACGGTCAGCCGAGATTGCATGCGATCAACATCAACCCCGAGGTCGCTGCCGAAGAATACCGCGATCGGGTGATTGCGCCCGTGAAAAGCATCTTGAGTGGTCCGGAAATTATCCAGCTCACCGAAAGCCTTTCAGGTGCTTGCACCACCGAAATCGCCTCTTTCGATGAATTTGCAAGGTTTATTGCCGGCGAAGGTGATGCTGCCCAATACGATGTCATTGTCTTTGATACCGCGCCAACCGGGCACACCCTCCGCCTACTGGAATTGCCCGCTGCATGGAGCAGCTTTGCCCTGACAAATCCGGCGGGTGCTTCCTGCCTTGGGCCCTCGTCGGCACTCAAAAGCAGTCAGCAGCGTTATCAGACCGTGGTCGAGCGCTTGCGTGATCCCAAAACCACGACCTTTTACATCGTGGCAAGGGCAGACAAACATTCGCTTGCAGAGGCCGCACGCACGACAACCGAACTTTCAGCACTTGGAATGAGCAATCAGAAATTGCTGATCAACGGGGTTTTGCAAGCTCAAGATTCATCCGATCCTGTCGCCAACAAGATTGTGAACTTGGCCAACCATGTTCTTGATCAGATCCCGGATGATCTAGCAAAGCTTGAACAATCGACCTTTCCGCTCCTGCCTTACAATGTTTTAGGTCTTGAAAAATTGCGCAGCTTACTGGATCCCGCCAAACGTTTGGCGATTCTTGAGGCCTCGGCCAAATCCGGGACTGCCATCGATCACCACCTTGGCGGAATCACCCAATTGGTCGACGAATTGGCTGTGCAGGGCCACGGCTTGATCATGACCATGGGCAAAGGTGGGGTCGGCAAAACGATTTCGGCAGCGGCCATTGCCACGCTGCTCGCCCGTAAAGGCTTTGCAGTGCACCTGACGACGACCGATCCGGCCGCGCATATCCATGAATTCATGGCGCAATTGAAGGATCTGCCCGGAACTTTGACCGTGGACCGCATCGATCCGCATGTCGAGACGCAGCGTTACATGGACAAGGTGATGGCACAAAAGGGCAAAAACCTGGACGAAGAAGGAAAACGATTGCTCGCCGAGGATTTGAAATCGCCCTGCACGGAGGAAGTTGCGGTGTTCCATGCTTTCTCCAAAGCGATACAAACTGCCAAGCGTCAGTTCGTCGTCATCGACACCGCCCCGACGGGGCATACCTTGCTTCTGCTCGATACCACCGGCAGCTACCACAAAGAGGTGCTCCGCCATTCCAATCTTGCGGCCGACCGGATCAAAACCCCGTTCATGTACTTGCAAGATGCCGAATTTGCCAAAATCATCCTTGTGAGCCTGCCCGAAACCACGCCTATGCGCGAGGCCGCGAGCCTGCAAGACGATCTCGGACGCTCGGGCATCCGCCCCTATGCCTGGGTCATCAACCAATGCCTCTCTGCCGTGCCCAACCTTCGTGATCCCTTGCTGCGCCAACGCGCTGCAAATGAAGGTGCTGTAATCGATCAAATCGAGCAGTCGTTGAGTCAACGCGTCTTTGGCATTCCCTACCTCACCTCCGAAAATGTACTCGCGGAATTGGTAGGCGAATCCGTTCCTGCGGTGTAA
- a CDS encoding TraB/GumN family protein, whose translation MKPRFYAFALLFFPFIFPSLSQAQLEKSLLWEISGNGLTTPSYLYGTMHVGDKRAHDFSDATMNAFKQAKAFAGELNMEDVDQLAVLNLMKLDSGKKLHTFFSSEEWTKIEAYFNTKLHVNPNDFDDYNTFFLYSMIAQSQFKNQKGEAVDLYFFSEAKKAGKKLLGLEKVEEQIAAIGSMPLDEQKKMILDAVEGKQGNGKKELKKMMKYYTKGDLESLLKFSEDTEMGPEFERALIIDRNHRMADRMVPLMEAQSTFVGVGALHLPGEEGVINLLRKKGYSVKALK comes from the coding sequence ATGAAACCAAGGTTTTACGCATTCGCGCTTCTTTTCTTCCCCTTCATTTTCCCAAGTCTCAGCCAAGCACAGCTTGAAAAGTCTTTGCTCTGGGAAATTTCCGGAAACGGACTTACGACTCCCTCCTACCTCTATGGCACGATGCATGTCGGCGACAAACGTGCGCACGACTTTTCAGATGCAACGATGAATGCCTTCAAGCAAGCCAAGGCCTTTGCCGGCGAATTGAACATGGAAGATGTCGATCAACTTGCCGTTTTGAATCTGATGAAACTGGATTCGGGGAAGAAACTGCATACCTTTTTTAGTTCCGAGGAATGGACCAAAATTGAAGCATACTTCAACACGAAGCTCCACGTGAACCCCAATGACTTTGATGACTACAACACCTTCTTTTTGTATTCGATGATCGCGCAGAGCCAATTCAAGAACCAAAAGGGCGAGGCTGTGGACCTGTATTTCTTTTCGGAGGCCAAAAAAGCCGGAAAGAAGTTGCTGGGATTGGAAAAGGTAGAGGAACAAATCGCAGCGATTGGCAGCATGCCGCTGGACGAGCAAAAGAAAATGATCCTGGACGCTGTCGAAGGCAAGCAAGGCAACGGCAAGAAGGAGCTCAAGAAGATGATGAAATACTACACCAAGGGCGATCTGGAGAGCCTTCTGAAATTCAGCGAGGATACCGAAATGGGTCCTGAATTCGAACGCGCGCTGATCATAGACCGCAACCACCGCATGGCAGACCGTATGGTACCCTTGATGGAAGCACAGTCCACGTTTGTCGGTGTAGGCGCTTTGCATTTGCCCGGCGAAGAGGGCGTGATCAACCTGTTGCGGAAAAAAGGGTATTCGGTGAAGGCTTTGAAGTAG
- a CDS encoding rhomboid family intramembrane serine protease — MDHAKAPTQPQNGSRLKLRLVFLPYIALAVGLLLVYTGLRWLLDIKLEIVPLGVEWLQIWIPGLLGLGIVFLVMRRRFALLNLRGERADGYFYYPILVGLLAAVPVMVTQLYVEQASFSLVALGKPSEIDFQQPQKYYRFDQFAVDSMISGGVAMEVTRNDGSNDFTLHLYIALPIVDSAANDPNGRFNVWFCQEYLQRMNDNLSDAEKDTIAEEFFETSVASFLNFDLTTVSFFENEPQSADREAYETAIVKQGQVDAGSPIVLLVAHSEAFENRTGNTLFWCFGSFAICSLIALMMFLIPKLDPEELQRFRERKPMSEDEFVDFLRFFIPRAPHWMTVILIDINIVLFLVMALSGMNVFSPDALTLLKWGASHGQLVVEGDYWRLLVNTFEHAGILHLAMNMFGLAITGMLTEPILGKWRLLIVYLVSGIAGSLASVFWNANVVSVGASGAIFGLFGAIFALLITGFIPKAEKAIYKYLLIVYGLVSLLFGFLNPTTDNAAHIGGLVAGFICCLVLAFLFRKQLTPKPD, encoded by the coding sequence ATGGATCATGCGAAAGCACCCACGCAGCCTCAAAACGGTTCCCGGCTCAAATTGCGACTGGTTTTCCTGCCGTACATCGCCTTGGCGGTAGGATTGTTGTTGGTATACACCGGCCTGCGTTGGTTGCTGGACATCAAGCTGGAAATTGTCCCTCTCGGCGTCGAATGGCTTCAAATTTGGATTCCCGGACTACTTGGACTTGGAATTGTCTTTCTGGTGATGCGACGCCGTTTTGCCCTGCTCAACCTCCGCGGGGAACGCGCCGACGGCTATTTTTATTACCCCATTCTGGTTGGTCTGTTGGCTGCGGTGCCGGTGATGGTGACGCAATTGTACGTGGAACAAGCAAGCTTTTCGCTCGTTGCGCTCGGGAAACCATCCGAAATCGATTTTCAGCAACCTCAAAAATATTACCGGTTTGATCAATTTGCCGTTGACAGCATGATTTCCGGCGGCGTGGCGATGGAAGTGACCCGAAATGATGGCAGCAACGACTTCACATTGCACCTTTACATTGCACTGCCCATCGTGGATTCCGCCGCCAACGATCCTAACGGACGGTTCAATGTCTGGTTTTGCCAGGAGTATCTGCAACGAATGAACGACAACCTCTCCGATGCGGAGAAGGATACGATTGCGGAAGAGTTTTTTGAAACGTCGGTTGCCAGTTTTCTGAATTTCGACCTGACGACCGTCTCCTTTTTTGAGAATGAACCGCAATCGGCCGACCGGGAAGCCTACGAAACCGCGATTGTAAAGCAAGGGCAAGTGGACGCAGGCAGCCCGATCGTACTGCTGGTCGCGCATTCGGAAGCATTCGAAAACCGCACGGGCAATACCCTCTTTTGGTGCTTCGGGTCATTCGCGATTTGCAGCCTGATAGCGTTGATGATGTTTCTGATTCCCAAATTGGACCCCGAGGAGTTGCAACGATTTCGGGAGCGGAAACCGATGTCAGAGGATGAATTTGTCGATTTTCTGCGTTTTTTCATTCCCCGGGCACCGCATTGGATGACCGTGATCCTCATTGACATCAACATTGTTTTGTTTCTCGTGATGGCCTTGAGTGGAATGAATGTCTTTTCTCCAGACGCATTGACTTTGTTGAAATGGGGTGCTTCGCATGGGCAATTGGTGGTCGAAGGTGATTATTGGCGCCTGTTGGTCAATACTTTTGAACATGCCGGAATCCTCCATTTGGCCATGAACATGTTTGGATTGGCGATTACCGGCATGTTGACGGAACCCATTCTGGGAAAATGGCGTTTGCTGATCGTTTATTTGGTTTCCGGCATTGCGGGAAGCCTCGCAAGTGTGTTCTGGAATGCCAACGTCGTCTCGGTGGGCGCCTCGGGTGCGATCTTCGGATTGTTTGGTGCGATTTTCGCCTTGTTGATCACCGGATTCATCCCCAAAGCTGAGAAGGCCATTTACAAGTACCTGCTGATCGTTTATGGCTTGGTAAGCCTCCTTTTTGGCTTTCTCAATCCGACGACAGACAATGCAGCCCATATTGGCGGATTGGTTGCCGGATTCATTTGCTGTTTGGTGCTTGCATTTCTTTTCCGAAAGCAACTGACACCCAAACCCGATTAA
- a CDS encoding NAD-dependent epimerase/dehydratase family protein, producing MSKIKAIITGVTGMVGEGVLLECLQNPAVESVLVLGRRTCGYQHPKLKEVVHADLYDIESIASQLAGYNACYFCLGTSSVGMKEPDYFKVTYTLTLGIAKVLAQQNPTMTFCYVSGAATDGTEKGSSMWARVKGKTENDLAKLPFKQVFNFRPGYMHPTPGQRNALSYYRWIKWMYPFFRAVTPGWVSTLQELALAMIHVTEAGYPKQVLEVRDIVTAAKG from the coding sequence ATGTCAAAAATCAAAGCGATTATCACAGGCGTTACCGGCATGGTCGGCGAAGGCGTCCTTTTGGAATGCCTGCAAAATCCAGCCGTCGAATCCGTGTTGGTGCTCGGTCGCAGAACCTGCGGCTACCAGCACCCGAAGCTCAAGGAGGTTGTGCACGCGGATCTCTATGACATTGAGTCCATTGCATCCCAATTGGCAGGCTACAATGCCTGTTATTTCTGCCTTGGAACGAGTTCGGTAGGAATGAAGGAGCCCGACTATTTCAAGGTTACCTATACGCTTACCCTCGGCATCGCCAAGGTTCTTGCGCAGCAAAATCCAACGATGACCTTCTGTTATGTGTCGGGTGCAGCAACCGACGGCACGGAAAAGGGAAGCAGCATGTGGGCGCGGGTCAAAGGCAAAACGGAGAATGACCTGGCGAAGCTGCCGTTTAAACAAGTGTTCAATTTTCGTCCCGGATATATGCATCCGACGCCCGGCCAAAGGAACGCACTCTCCTATTACCGGTGGATCAAGTGGATGTATCCCTTCTTTCGCGCAGTAACACCGGGATGGGTTTCCACGTTGCAGGAGCTCGCCTTGGCGATGATTCATGTGACGGAAGCCGGGTATCCAAAACAGGTTTTGGAGGTCAGGGATATCGTGACTGCAGCCAAAGGTTGA
- a CDS encoding alanine racemase — MKEVQGYEWVTKPTLMLNAAIAKSNIQRMADKARRLGLQFRPHFKTIQSAELAEWFRAVGVQKITVSSIEMATYFADNGWNDITVAFPVNVRAMAALNDLASRISLGILIADVSALPKLAAGLQHPVRAWIEVDTGYGRSGLPWDDALALAAAAEAIVQVPQLTFAGILGHGGYTYNSHGLNEILAAHEKDIQRLAAAKSALLDAGFKDFETSTGDTPGCSRAENFEGADEIRPGNFVFYDIQQQQIGSCGFEQIAVALACPVVAVYPERNEVIVHGGGVHLGKDVLPRTAFGASYGAIALPKPGGWEMPEMGCYLRSISQEHGVAVLRPDLIQKIAVGDLLMVLPVHSCMSADLMENLYMVDGSDPQRPVRMMKSEKH; from the coding sequence ATGAAGGAAGTCCAAGGCTACGAATGGGTCACGAAACCTACCCTGATGCTCAATGCAGCAATCGCAAAATCCAATATCCAACGGATGGCCGACAAAGCGCGAAGGCTTGGGCTTCAGTTCCGTCCGCATTTCAAAACCATTCAGTCGGCAGAGTTGGCGGAATGGTTTCGGGCGGTCGGCGTGCAGAAGATCACGGTCAGTTCGATTGAGATGGCCACTTATTTTGCGGACAACGGCTGGAACGACATCACGGTTGCTTTTCCGGTGAATGTCCGCGCCATGGCGGCGCTCAACGATTTGGCCTCCCGCATCAGCTTGGGAATCCTGATTGCCGACGTCTCGGCTTTGCCCAAATTGGCCGCGGGCTTGCAGCATCCCGTTCGCGCTTGGATCGAAGTCGATACCGGCTACGGCCGCTCGGGCTTGCCTTGGGACGACGCCCTTGCCCTTGCGGCCGCAGCCGAAGCCATCGTGCAGGTTCCGCAGCTGACATTCGCAGGGATCCTCGGGCACGGCGGCTATACCTACAATTCTCATGGGCTCAACGAGATTCTCGCTGCGCATGAAAAGGACATTCAGCGGTTGGCGGCGGCAAAATCGGCTTTGTTGGATGCTGGTTTCAAGGACTTTGAAACCTCGACGGGCGACACGCCAGGCTGCAGCCGTGCAGAAAACTTCGAAGGCGCAGACGAAATCCGGCCGGGGAATTTTGTTTTCTATGACATTCAGCAACAGCAGATTGGGTCCTGTGGGTTCGAGCAAATTGCAGTCGCATTGGCTTGCCCTGTGGTGGCCGTTTACCCGGAACGAAACGAAGTGATCGTCCATGGCGGCGGCGTTCATCTGGGAAAGGATGTGCTGCCCCGAACCGCCTTCGGCGCGAGCTACGGAGCCATTGCCCTTCCGAAACCCGGTGGTTGGGAAATGCCGGAAATGGGTTGTTACCTTCGGAGTATTTCGCAAGAGCATGGCGTGGCCGTTTTGCGACCGGATTTGATTCAAAAGATCGCGGTGGGTGACCTTTTGATGGTGCTTCCTGTGCATTCCTGCATGTCTGCCGACCTCATGGAAAACCTGTATATGGTCGATGGGTCGGATCCGCAACGGCCGGTGAGGATGATGAAATCAGAGAAGCATTGA
- a CDS encoding alpha/beta fold hydrolase, whose protein sequence is MATVTPPTIYKSPEAKAAILALYDAKLAACGLPTYSEEYIETGFGQTHVIVAGEKHLPPVVLLHGINAGAPMALEAMRSLVDKYRIYAVDTIGQSTKSAETRPPIDDNSYGIWLDEVLKGLGLPEVPVIGVSFGAFLLQRLIVFAPQRVSKAIFVVPSGLVNGGGWKSFTRLMFPLIRFQMTKKDKHLLKFMQAFYLTPR, encoded by the coding sequence ATGGCTACTGTTACTCCTCCGACGATTTATAAATCCCCCGAAGCAAAGGCGGCGATTTTGGCCTTGTACGATGCAAAACTCGCGGCATGTGGTTTGCCGACTTATTCCGAGGAATATATAGAAACTGGATTTGGCCAGACGCATGTGATCGTTGCGGGGGAAAAGCATCTCCCTCCGGTTGTTTTGCTGCATGGAATCAATGCGGGAGCGCCGATGGCTTTGGAGGCGATGCGCTCCTTGGTGGATAAATACAGGATTTACGCGGTGGATACGATCGGACAATCGACCAAAAGTGCTGAAACGCGTCCGCCGATCGATGACAACAGCTACGGTATATGGCTCGATGAAGTCCTGAAAGGGCTGGGGCTGCCCGAGGTACCGGTTATTGGCGTTTCGTTTGGAGCATTTTTGTTGCAACGGCTGATCGTGTTTGCGCCGCAGCGCGTTTCCAAGGCAATTTTTGTGGTTCCTTCGGGTTTGGTCAACGGGGGAGGATGGAAGAGCTTCACGCGTTTGATGTTTCCGCTGATCCGCTTTCAAATGACCAAAAAGGACAAGCATCTTCTCAAATTCATGCAGGCATTTTACTTGACTCCAAGATGA
- a CDS encoding tetratricopeptide repeat protein: protein MRTIFILAIIFCSYDRILGQTSYDFLLSGISKSNQQDFLGAIRDYNQAIALDPSSQHAYNNRGRAKALLGDHRGAIVDYSKAIELNPAFFEAYYSRGVQKAELNDHRAAIIDFSEAIRIDPAYFEAFVNRGNARREVGDFTLSIADYNKAIEISPNSPIGYYGRGCTTIRLGRKESACLDF from the coding sequence ATGAGGACGATATTCATACTAGCAATCATTTTTTGTTCCTATGATCGCATTTTGGGGCAGACAAGCTACGACTTTCTCCTTAGTGGCATTTCCAAGTCCAACCAACAGGATTTCCTAGGAGCAATCAGGGATTATAACCAAGCAATCGCCCTTGATCCTTCCTCTCAACACGCTTATAATAACCGAGGTAGAGCAAAGGCATTGCTAGGTGACCACCGAGGGGCAATTGTGGATTATTCAAAAGCAATTGAACTTAACCCTGCCTTCTTTGAGGCCTACTATAGTCGTGGGGTTCAAAAGGCAGAACTAAATGACCACCGAGCGGCAATAATTGATTTTAGCGAGGCAATTAGAATTGATCCTGCATATTTTGAGGCATTCGTCAATCGAGGAAATGCTAGGCGAGAAGTCGGAGATTTTACTCTATCCATTGCTGACTACAACAAAGCCATTGAAATTAGTCCGAATTCCCCCATTGGCTATTACGGACGTGGATGCACGACAATTCGCTTAGGAAGGAAAGAATCTGCGTGCCTAGACTTTTGA
- the nth gene encoding endonuclease III: MSVLEKAEFVRDFLEKQYPDPPIPLDHSSPFTLLIAVLLSAQCTDERVNKVTPALFALADHPAAMAKLDIATIEEIIRPCGLSANKSKAIHRLSEMLVEDYQGIVPADIVELEKLPGVGHKTASVVMIQSFGVPAFPVDTHIHRLANRWGLSEGKTVEQIEKDLKVLFPEESWAKLHLQIIYFGRQFCKAKGHVTNDCPICAVVGLES, encoded by the coding sequence ATGAGTGTCCTAGAAAAAGCCGAGTTCGTCAGGGATTTCCTTGAAAAGCAATATCCTGATCCGCCGATTCCGCTCGATCATTCCAGCCCGTTTACATTGTTGATCGCGGTTTTGCTGAGTGCGCAGTGTACCGACGAGCGTGTAAACAAGGTTACGCCTGCCTTGTTTGCGCTTGCGGATCATCCGGCGGCGATGGCGAAGCTGGACATAGCCACCATCGAGGAAATCATCCGTCCCTGCGGGCTATCAGCCAACAAATCGAAGGCCATTCACCGGCTTTCGGAAATGTTGGTTGAAGATTATCAGGGAATTGTGCCCGCAGATATCGTTGAATTGGAAAAGTTGCCTGGGGTAGGCCACAAAACCGCTTCCGTGGTGATGATTCAATCGTTTGGTGTACCCGCTTTTCCGGTGGACACGCACATTCACCGTTTGGCGAATCGATGGGGATTGAGTGAGGGAAAGACGGTAGAGCAAATCGAAAAAGACCTGAAAGTTTTGTTTCCCGAGGAATCCTGGGCGAAGCTTCACCTGCAAATCATCTACTTCGGGAGGCAGTTTTGTAAAGCCAAAGGCCATGTTACCAACGATTGCCCCATCTGCGCTGTAGTCGGACTGGAAAGTTGA
- a CDS encoding penicillin acylase family protein, with protein MNKVRLFLFGLLFALPFFTFSQAGSPKIDPLTVTISRDEWGVPHIHAKTDAGTAYGLAWANAEDNFHDMQLNMLMARARQGEVLGKNGAIVDFAVQMLRVRELVRDRYEAEVSPEFKRHLEAYSQGVNEYAAMHPEAVPQKAVPRRSQGCLGGLCGVVGADGRRSLSFSEHPRRPCRRTDTVFLAWVQRLCV; from the coding sequence ATGAACAAGGTTAGGTTGTTTCTGTTTGGGCTGCTTTTCGCCCTCCCCTTTTTTACTTTTTCACAGGCCGGCAGCCCTAAAATCGATCCTTTGACGGTGACAATTTCGCGCGACGAATGGGGTGTACCCCATATTCACGCTAAAACTGATGCCGGTACCGCCTACGGACTCGCTTGGGCCAATGCCGAGGACAATTTTCACGACATGCAGCTCAATATGCTCATGGCGCGCGCCCGTCAAGGCGAAGTCCTGGGTAAAAATGGCGCGATCGTCGATTTTGCCGTGCAGATGCTGCGTGTGCGCGAGCTTGTGCGCGACCGCTACGAGGCAGAGGTTTCGCCGGAATTCAAGCGGCACCTCGAAGCCTATTCCCAAGGCGTCAATGAATATGCTGCAATGCATCCCGAGGCCGTGCCGCAAAAAGCTGTTCCCCGTCGATCCCAAGGATGTCTTGGCGGGTTATGTGGTGTCGTTGGTGCTGATGGAAGGCGTTCACTTTCATTTTCTGAACATCCTCGAAGGCCGTGCCGGAGAACCGACACCGTATTCCTTGCGTGGGTCCAACGGCTTTGCGTTTAA